The following are from one region of the Methanoculleus caldifontis genome:
- a CDS encoding ATP-binding protein, protein MMAENVDDQKSADWLYRAIVGMAAGLAVLLIVLFLRGEEVGPTLAVIPWFIPVISLFQALILFSVGFLALGRYSVLKDAASFWIGMGAAGFAVALVFYALSGASLLSDGGSVVARLSGTSAWFLQLGITILGTFLLVAVLARRPGGEDLAGRRLPGLAAAWIVSLAIAFTLVVRVEQSLPALVTPTGVFTEFVLVWNAVVAVLFAGGAVLSTRRYLRTGDALVGYVAFAQTALAFALLTTLSGMRRYDLWWYLLRAILMGGGLIVLYGLFYEYVQMFRREKERTVRLLRAEESVKERERQLRDLIESSADGIIITDETGRITTWNRGMEMITGLAASDALGKPAWEVQSWMADEEWSGPDPRAQYRASWEGLLQEGTLPSHDTLLDVQIRIPPGDVRYLQQRVFTTKTRQGYRAGGILRDVTDRTRAEEALRTRAEDLARAQRDLGSANREANLYLDILSHDLGNTNNVANLYADLLADCLDGEAAGYAENLRRSIGRSIKILGTVGKIRRIHHAPSHLRPVELEEVVRREIDRYPDRSIRYMGGSVRVRADDLLPEIFSNLIDNAVKFGGPGVAVTVRTEEDGAVTVSVEDTGPGIPDDRKEDIFHLYEQQKRGVGEGLGLYLVQILVERYGGRIWVEDRVPGYPERGAAFRFTLTKTAENR, encoded by the coding sequence ATGATGGCCGAAAACGTCGACGATCAAAAATCTGCGGACTGGCTGTACCGGGCTATCGTCGGTATGGCTGCCGGGCTTGCAGTCCTCCTCATAGTCCTGTTCCTCCGCGGAGAGGAGGTGGGGCCCACGCTTGCCGTCATCCCCTGGTTCATCCCCGTGATCAGCCTGTTCCAGGCGCTCATCCTCTTCTCGGTGGGGTTCCTGGCGCTGGGACGCTACAGCGTGCTAAAAGACGCAGCCTCCTTCTGGATTGGGATGGGCGCGGCAGGTTTCGCCGTCGCGCTCGTCTTTTACGCCCTCAGCGGGGCAAGTCTCCTGTCAGACGGCGGATCTGTCGTCGCGAGGCTTTCCGGTACCTCGGCATGGTTCCTGCAGCTCGGCATCACCATTCTCGGCACCTTCCTCCTCGTGGCCGTTCTGGCCCGGCGGCCGGGGGGCGAAGACCTGGCGGGCCGGCGCCTGCCCGGGCTCGCGGCTGCCTGGATAGTCTCCCTGGCGATCGCGTTCACGCTCGTCGTCCGGGTCGAACAATCTCTGCCTGCACTCGTCACCCCAACCGGCGTCTTCACCGAGTTCGTCCTCGTCTGGAACGCAGTCGTGGCGGTCCTGTTTGCCGGAGGCGCTGTGCTCTCAACCCGGCGTTACCTGCGTACCGGGGACGCGCTTGTCGGGTACGTCGCCTTTGCCCAGACGGCGCTTGCCTTCGCCCTGCTCACGACGCTGAGCGGAATGAGGCGTTACGATCTCTGGTGGTACCTGCTCCGGGCCATTCTCATGGGGGGCGGCCTGATCGTCCTCTATGGTCTATTCTATGAGTACGTGCAGATGTTCCGGCGCGAGAAGGAGAGGACTGTCCGGTTACTGCGCGCCGAGGAGTCCGTGAAAGAGCGTGAGAGGCAGCTGCGGGACCTGATCGAAAGTTCCGCGGACGGCATCATCATCACCGATGAGACCGGACGGATCACCACCTGGAACAGGGGCATGGAGATGATCACCGGCCTTGCGGCCAGCGATGCACTGGGGAAGCCGGCATGGGAAGTCCAGTCGTGGATGGCAGATGAGGAGTGGTCGGGGCCCGATCCTCGCGCCCAATACCGCGCATCCTGGGAAGGGTTGTTGCAGGAGGGTACGCTTCCGTCGCACGACACGCTCCTTGACGTGCAGATCCGCATCCCGCCGGGAGACGTCCGGTATCTCCAGCAGCGGGTATTCACGACGAAGACACGGCAGGGATACCGTGCCGGGGGCATCCTGCGGGACGTCACCGATCGTACGCGGGCCGAAGAAGCCCTCAGGACCCGCGCTGAAGACCTCGCCCGGGCCCAGCGGGACCTGGGATCGGCGAACCGGGAGGCAAACCTCTACCTGGACATCTTGTCCCACGATCTCGGGAACACCAACAACGTCGCGAACCTCTACGCCGACCTGCTCGCCGACTGTCTGGACGGCGAGGCAGCCGGGTATGCGGAGAACCTCCGGCGGAGCATCGGGAGGAGCATCAAGATCCTGGGCACCGTCGGAAAGATCCGCCGGATTCATCACGCCCCGTCACACCTCAGACCGGTCGAACTCGAAGAGGTCGTACGTAGAGAGATCGACCGCTACCCCGACAGGAGCATCCGCTACATGGGCGGTTCCGTCCGGGTCCGGGCCGACGACCTTCTCCCGGAGATCTTTTCAAACCTCATCGACAACGCGGTCAAGTTCGGCGGCCCCGGCGTGGCGGTCACCGTCCGGACGGAGGAGGACGGCGCAGTAACGGTATCGGTGGAGGATACTGGCCCCGGGATACCGGACGACCGGAAGGAAGATATATTCCACCTCTACGAACAGCAGAAACGGGGCGTCGGCGAGGGGCTCGGCCTCTACCTCGTGCAGATCCTGGTCGAGCGCTACGGCGGCCGGATCTGGGTCGAGGACCGGGTGCCGGGTTATCCCGAACGCGGGGCGGCGTTCCGGTTCACGCTTACAAAAACAGCGGAGAACCGCTGA
- a CDS encoding DUF3887 domain-containing protein has translation MGLSHIPLLAVLVVFATVSACGCMSPETVVSGEEAAEVLAYAEPIAENVMQGFNEGNYTMYSRDFSAEMKRSLDAAAFERNRDLTRSKIGLYVAKESPVVTDAGEYIAVNYRAKFEGEDGVALRFVFRKDDPSHELHGLWFNSPKLRG, from the coding sequence ATGGGTCTATCTCACATCCCGTTACTCGCCGTCCTGGTAGTCTTCGCCACTGTTTCGGCATGCGGCTGCATGAGCCCGGAGACCGTGGTCTCCGGCGAGGAGGCGGCAGAGGTGCTTGCCTACGCCGAACCGATCGCCGAGAACGTCATGCAGGGCTTCAACGAAGGCAACTATACGATGTACTCCCGCGACTTCTCCGCAGAGATGAAGCGGAGCCTGGATGCGGCCGCGTTTGAGCGGAACCGCGACCTCACCAGATCGAAGATCGGGCTGTACGTCGCAAAGGAGAGCCCCGTCGTCACGGATGCCGGCGAGTATATCGCTGTCAATTACAGGGCGAAGTTCGAGGGGGAGGACGGCGTGGCGCTCCGGTTCGTCTTCCGGAAGGATGATCCGTCGCACGAACTCCACGGGCTCTGGTTCAACTCCCCGAAACTGCGGGGTTGA
- a CDS encoding NAD(P)-dependent alcohol dehydrogenase, whose protein sequence is MKGLAMLKIGEIGWIEKERPACGPRDAVVRPLALAPCTSDIHTVWEGAIGDRHNLILGHEALGIVDEVGSEVKDFKSGDRVIVPAITPDWETDAAQRGFPSQTGGPLGGWKFSNSKDGVFGEFFHVNLADYNLAHLPKGMSLEAGVMLPDMLSTGFAGAENANIKFGSTVAVLGIGPVGLSAIAGAKLRGAGRIFAVGTRPASVKVAKEYGATHIVNYKEGDTVEQIRNATNGEGVDAVIVAGGGYEVMMDAINVAKPGSVVSNINYFGSGMGDQDVIPLPRIGWGFGMADKNIMTGLCPGGRVRMERLAEVVMCGRMDPALMATHVFKGFDKLEEALLLMKEKPKDLIKPVVIVEE, encoded by the coding sequence ATGAAAGGCCTGGCAATGTTAAAGATCGGCGAGATCGGATGGATCGAGAAAGAGCGGCCCGCCTGCGGGCCGAGGGACGCCGTCGTGAGACCTCTGGCGCTCGCGCCCTGCACCTCCGACATCCACACCGTCTGGGAAGGGGCGATCGGGGACCGGCACAACCTCATCCTGGGGCACGAGGCGCTCGGGATCGTCGACGAAGTGGGCAGCGAGGTCAAAGACTTCAAGTCCGGCGACCGGGTTATCGTCCCGGCCATCACGCCCGACTGGGAGACGGATGCCGCACAGCGCGGGTTCCCGTCGCAGACCGGCGGCCCGCTCGGGGGCTGGAAGTTCTCGAACTCCAAGGACGGTGTCTTTGGGGAGTTCTTCCACGTGAACCTGGCGGACTACAACCTCGCGCACCTGCCGAAGGGGATGTCGCTTGAGGCCGGGGTCATGCTCCCGGATATGCTCAGCACCGGCTTTGCAGGCGCCGAGAACGCAAACATCAAGTTCGGGTCCACGGTCGCGGTCCTCGGCATCGGGCCGGTCGGCCTCTCCGCCATCGCCGGTGCGAAACTCCGGGGCGCCGGGAGGATCTTTGCCGTCGGCACGAGGCCCGCTTCGGTGAAGGTCGCAAAGGAGTACGGCGCCACGCATATCGTCAATTACAAGGAAGGAGACACCGTCGAGCAGATCCGGAACGCGACCAACGGCGAGGGCGTCGACGCCGTCATCGTGGCCGGCGGCGGATATGAGGTGATGATGGACGCGATCAACGTGGCAAAACCCGGCTCGGTCGTCTCGAACATCAACTACTTCGGTTCGGGCATGGGCGACCAGGACGTCATACCCCTCCCCCGGATCGGCTGGGGCTTTGGCATGGCCGACAAGAACATCATGACCGGACTCTGCCCCGGCGGAAGGGTGCGGATGGAGCGGCTGGCCGAGGTGGTGATGTGCGGGCGCATGGACCCCGCCCTCATGGCGACGCATGTCTTCAAGGGCTTTGACAAGCTCGAGGAGGCTCTCCTCCTGATGAAGGAGAAGCCAAAGGACCTGATCAAACCGGTCGTCATCGTGGAGGAGTGA
- a CDS encoding PAS domain S-box protein, which yields MSSRQSERGPAGDCPDAELIARLQAENEALRRENAEFRQAESGRRRAEESLLWRRRREELLADVASRLLSTEEPQQIVNDLCGKTMAFLECDVFFNYLVDAERDCMYLNASEGIPEEEAERIAWLDYGVAVCGCAARDGCRIVAEDIPATLDPRTDLVRSYGVQAYACHPLVVEGVVLGTLSFGTRSRTRFRDRDLEVMKTVADYIAIAMHRLISKRALEESEERFFVIFDRASFPIALLRQSDDTFVDVNEEWVKTFGHTREEARGKTSLALGIDRDPGTLSRIRTGLLRDGTVRDLELTRFTKAGEARIISNNLDIVTVDGEQYVLTVVQDITRRRQTEDELHTSLDRLALALDAISAGVSFWNIEHGWSEWNHRQYEILGYAPGTVEPGLDALLERVHPGDRDRVIAELDRSIREQKDYAMDYRVSLPGDEERWVHSVRKFAYDAEDRPVASHGIMYDITYRKRYEAIRQEAYAQIERNIEQFAVLGDHIRHPLQVILARADLLEDATAAASIQEQVQRINGIVRQLDRGWVESRSIRRFLKRNERA from the coding sequence ATGAGTAGTAGACAGAGCGAGAGAGGGCCGGCGGGAGACTGTCCTGACGCCGAACTCATCGCCCGGCTGCAGGCTGAGAACGAGGCTCTTCGCCGGGAAAACGCGGAGTTCAGGCAGGCGGAATCCGGGCGCAGGCGGGCGGAAGAGAGCCTTCTCTGGCGCAGGCGCCGTGAGGAGCTCCTGGCGGACGTAGCGAGCCGGCTCCTCTCGACCGAAGAGCCCCAGCAGATCGTCAACGACCTCTGCGGGAAGACCATGGCCTTCCTGGAGTGCGACGTCTTCTTCAACTACCTTGTGGATGCGGAGAGGGACTGCATGTACCTGAACGCCTCGGAGGGCATTCCGGAGGAGGAGGCGGAGCGGATCGCCTGGCTCGACTACGGCGTCGCCGTCTGCGGGTGTGCGGCCCGGGACGGGTGCCGGATCGTTGCGGAGGATATCCCGGCCACACTCGATCCCCGGACAGACCTGGTCAGGTCCTACGGCGTGCAGGCGTATGCGTGCCACCCCCTCGTCGTCGAGGGAGTCGTCCTCGGCACGCTCTCCTTTGGAACCCGTTCTCGAACCCGGTTCCGTGACCGGGATCTCGAGGTGATGAAGACCGTCGCCGACTACATCGCCATCGCCATGCACCGCCTCATCTCGAAGCGTGCCCTTGAGGAGAGCGAGGAGAGGTTCTTCGTCATATTCGACAGAGCGTCCTTCCCGATCGCCCTGCTCCGGCAGAGCGATGACACGTTCGTCGACGTCAACGAGGAGTGGGTGAAGACGTTCGGCCACACCCGGGAGGAGGCGCGGGGGAAGACCTCTCTTGCGCTGGGCATCGACCGGGATCCCGGCACCCTCTCCCGCATCCGCACCGGGCTCCTCCGGGACGGGACGGTGCGGGACCTGGAACTCACCCGGTTCACGAAGGCCGGGGAGGCACGTATCATCTCAAACAACCTGGATATCGTGACCGTGGACGGAGAGCAGTACGTGCTCACGGTGGTGCAGGACATCACCCGCCGGAGGCAGACCGAGGATGAACTGCACACAAGCCTGGACCGGCTGGCGCTGGCGCTGGACGCCATCTCGGCAGGGGTCTCGTTCTGGAACATCGAGCACGGCTGGTCCGAGTGGAACCACCGGCAGTACGAGATCCTGGGGTATGCGCCCGGAACCGTCGAGCCCGGTCTTGACGCGCTGCTTGAGCGGGTGCATCCCGGCGACCGCGACCGGGTCATCGCGGAGCTCGACCGGTCTATCCGCGAACAGAAGGACTACGCGATGGACTACCGCGTCAGTCTGCCCGGCGACGAGGAACGCTGGGTCCATTCCGTTCGCAAGTTCGCCTATGATGCCGAAGACCGCCCCGTAGCCAGCCACGGCATCATGTACGACATCACCTACCGGAAGCGGTATGAGGCGATCCGGCAGGAGGCATACGCCCAGATCGAGAGGAATATCGAACAGTTCGCAGTCCTGGGCGATCACATCCGTCACCCGCTCCAGGTGATCCTGGCGAGAGCGGATCTGCTCGAGGACGCCACGGCCGCGGCGAGCATCCAGGAGCAGGTGCAACGGATCAACGGTATCGTCAGGCAACTCGACCGGGGATGGGTGGAGTCCCGCTCGATACGAAGGTTCCTCAAGCGCAACGAGAGGGCATGA
- a CDS encoding sensor histidine kinase, which translates to MAPVSSTDRRINWRPIQHLLAAVPVILLATVLIVQSAVNIPFDHVVSFQAELNILPNIGFIILAVLAAWVMMKTGRSQLVWMGSGVLVLGLAILLANAFGTPFSLNAGVQIQNLGALLAGALHLVGALIALFSTGLVRTGLRQRLIDLTAGYGGGITAVLLIVILARTEVLPEFFIVGEGGTPIRQVVISLAAALFAISALVVFMQYVRSRSPFLYMYGLALAFLSLGQIAYLMTVTRGDIMAWIGRAGQWGASIYLLIGLILVLHLSRSRQANVHQVLDSVFPPSGEGYRFLIEASPDAIIGLDTGGTVLVWNSAAESILGYSSGEAVGRPLEDLIGLRFSGEPEASPGGRRELLFRRRDGREVWLSISVAHGTVRGHPIATVNIIDITGRKQAEEALERRTEDLIRVNREVEAARGEANIYLDILTHDVRNANNVANLYADLLLGCLDGEAAGYAEKLYASIDRSNEILQNVATIRRASEEPGNLAPVDLDAAIREELGSFPDASIRYPGAHAEVLADGLLPTVFNNLIGNAVKFGGPDTEITVRVEEQSDGVLVSVEDTGPGVPDELKERLFSRFGRGMARESGQGLGLFIVRTLVERYGGRVWVEDRIPGHPGEGAVFRFTLVKA; encoded by the coding sequence ATGGCACCGGTAAGCAGCACCGACAGGCGGATCAACTGGCGGCCTATCCAGCACCTGCTTGCCGCCGTCCCCGTAATTCTGCTGGCAACAGTTCTCATCGTCCAGTCCGCCGTGAATATCCCGTTCGACCACGTCGTCTCCTTCCAGGCGGAACTCAATATTCTCCCCAACATCGGTTTCATCATCCTCGCCGTACTCGCGGCATGGGTCATGATGAAGACCGGCCGGTCGCAGCTCGTCTGGATGGGATCGGGCGTTCTCGTCCTGGGCCTCGCCATCCTCCTGGCGAACGCGTTCGGGACCCCGTTCAGCCTGAACGCCGGCGTGCAGATCCAGAACCTCGGTGCCCTTCTCGCCGGAGCCCTGCACCTGGTCGGCGCCCTGATTGCCCTCTTCTCGACCGGCCTCGTCAGGACCGGTCTCCGGCAGCGGCTCATAGATCTCACAGCAGGCTACGGGGGCGGGATAACAGCGGTGCTGCTGATCGTCATCCTTGCCAGAACAGAGGTGCTTCCCGAGTTCTTCATCGTCGGCGAAGGAGGCACCCCGATCCGGCAGGTGGTCATCAGCCTCGCTGCAGCCCTCTTCGCCATCTCCGCGCTGGTCGTCTTCATGCAGTATGTCCGGTCGCGCTCACCGTTCCTGTATATGTACGGCCTGGCGCTGGCGTTCCTGAGCCTCGGCCAGATCGCATACCTGATGACGGTGACCCGCGGGGATATCATGGCCTGGATCGGCAGAGCGGGCCAGTGGGGGGCCTCCATCTATCTCCTGATAGGCCTGATCCTGGTGCTGCACCTCTCGCGCAGCCGTCAGGCAAACGTCCACCAGGTGCTGGACAGCGTCTTTCCCCCCTCCGGCGAAGGCTACAGGTTCCTGATCGAGGCCTCCCCCGATGCGATCATCGGCCTGGATACCGGGGGGACCGTGCTGGTCTGGAACTCCGCGGCGGAGAGCATCCTCGGCTACAGCAGCGGTGAGGCGGTGGGCAGACCCCTTGAGGACCTGATCGGCCTCCGGTTCTCGGGAGAGCCGGAGGCCTCCCCGGGCGGGCGACGGGAACTGCTCTTTCGGCGGCGGGACGGCAGGGAGGTGTGGCTCTCGATCTCCGTGGCGCACGGCACCGTACGCGGGCACCCGATCGCCACCGTCAACATCATAGACATCACGGGACGCAAGCAGGCGGAAGAAGCGCTGGAGCGCCGTACAGAAGACCTCATCCGGGTCAACAGGGAGGTCGAGGCGGCACGCGGCGAGGCGAACATCTACCTCGACATTCTGACCCACGATGTGCGAAACGCAAACAACGTCGCGAACCTCTACGCCGACCTCCTCCTTGGCTGCCTGGACGGCGAGGCGGCCGGATATGCAGAGAAGCTGTACGCAAGCATCGACCGGAGCAACGAGATCCTCCAGAACGTCGCCACCATCCGGCGGGCCTCGGAGGAGCCGGGGAACCTCGCGCCCGTGGACCTCGATGCGGCCATCAGAGAGGAGCTCGGGAGCTTCCCCGACGCATCGATCCGGTATCCGGGCGCTCATGCCGAGGTGCTGGCGGACGGCCTCCTCCCGACCGTCTTTAACAACCTCATCGGCAACGCGGTCAAGTTCGGGGGTCCCGACACCGAGATCACCGTCCGGGTCGAGGAGCAGAGCGACGGGGTGCTGGTCTCGGTCGAGGATACCGGCCCCGGTGTCCCGGACGAACTGAAAGAGAGGCTTTTTTCCCGGTTCGGGCGGGGCATGGCGAGGGAGAGCGGCCAGGGGCTCGGCCTCTTCATCGTCCGGACCCTGGTGGAACGCTATGGCGGCAGGGTCTGGGTCGAGGACCGCATACCCGGACACCCCGGGGAGGGGGCGGTCTTCCGGTTCACGCTGGTGAAGGCATGA
- a CDS encoding class I SAM-dependent methyltransferase: MNARHLHHPLRAVISVDDQNNAYIDGSQKRLVSRAVRLEPHFSVLDYGCGVGRWTLWFAPQVQRVVGVDLSPKMVEAARQAAEQAGIRNVEHRAVEGMPLPFEDGAFDLVNAVWVLRYITDDGELVRTVQEICRVVRPGGHVTFIEMIADREREFKEHEGEFTGAAVYRQLEQYRSLFEGCGMTVQESAVSSASPLYWPYVAARNAAKRRNLPDLSPLAPPLVSLSLAGEGLTTRLMQFLAGHSIVRCRHRFLCFQKPEGSSNR, translated from the coding sequence GTGAATGCGCGGCATCTCCACCATCCGCTCAGAGCAGTGATCAGCGTCGACGACCAGAACAACGCGTACATCGACGGCAGCCAGAAGCGCCTCGTCTCAAGGGCGGTCAGGCTGGAGCCGCACTTCTCCGTGCTCGACTACGGGTGCGGCGTCGGCCGGTGGACGCTCTGGTTCGCGCCGCAGGTGCAGCGTGTCGTCGGGGTGGACCTCTCGCCGAAGATGGTGGAAGCGGCACGGCAGGCGGCGGAGCAGGCAGGCATCCGCAACGTCGAGCACCGTGCCGTCGAGGGGATGCCGCTGCCCTTCGAGGACGGTGCGTTCGACCTCGTCAATGCCGTCTGGGTTCTGCGATACATTACGGACGATGGGGAACTTGTACGCACCGTCCAGGAGATCTGCCGCGTGGTCCGGCCGGGGGGCCACGTCACGTTCATCGAGATGATCGCCGACAGAGAGCGGGAGTTCAAGGAGCACGAGGGTGAATTCACCGGGGCAGCGGTCTACCGGCAACTGGAGCAGTACCGCTCGCTCTTTGAGGGATGCGGCATGACGGTGCAGGAGAGCGCGGTCTCAAGCGCATCGCCCCTGTACTGGCCCTACGTCGCCGCCCGCAACGCTGCAAAACGCAGGAACCTGCCGGACCTGTCGCCTCTGGCTCCCCCGCTCGTCTCCCTGAGCCTCGCAGGTGAGGGCCTGACCACGAGACTGATGCAGTTCCTTGCCGGGCACAGCATCGTCCGGTGCCGGCACCGCTTCCTCTGCTTCCAAAAGCCGGAGGGTAGCTCCAACCGGTGA
- a CDS encoding alpha/beta fold hydrolase, giving the protein MSYITVGKENSGTIDLYYEDHGTGKPVVLIHGWPLSSKSWEKQVPALLESGYRVVAYDRRGFGNSAKPATGYDYDTLAEDLHRLMTELDLTGATLVGFSMGGGEVARYLGTYGSDRVEKAVFISAVPPFLLKTSENPEGVEGSVFDGIMESIAADRPAFLSGFLSNFYNVDALGGDRVSDEVVRLSWNVAAAASPIGTLDCVPAWLTDFRSDLASIDVPVLVIHGDADRIVPFAASGKRTPGLVREGRLVVVEGGPHGITWTHAAEVNRELLDFLRERARPLEPVAGLS; this is encoded by the coding sequence ATGTCCTACATCACTGTCGGTAAGGAAAATTCAGGCACCATCGACCTCTACTACGAGGACCATGGCACAGGCAAGCCGGTCGTCCTGATCCACGGCTGGCCGCTCTCGAGCAAGTCCTGGGAGAAGCAGGTCCCGGCGCTGCTTGAATCGGGCTACCGCGTCGTCGCCTACGACCGGAGAGGGTTCGGCAACTCCGCGAAACCGGCCACCGGCTACGACTACGACACCCTGGCCGAAGACCTGCACAGGCTCATGACGGAACTCGACCTCACCGGCGCCACGCTCGTCGGGTTCTCGATGGGCGGCGGCGAGGTGGCCCGCTATCTCGGCACCTACGGGAGCGACCGCGTGGAGAAGGCCGTCTTCATCTCCGCGGTCCCGCCGTTCCTCCTGAAGACTTCCGAGAACCCCGAAGGGGTCGAGGGGAGCGTATTCGACGGGATCATGGAGAGCATCGCCGCCGACCGCCCGGCGTTCCTCTCCGGGTTCCTCTCGAACTTCTACAACGTCGACGCCCTCGGGGGCGACCGCGTCAGCGACGAGGTCGTCCGTCTCAGCTGGAACGTCGCGGCGGCCGCCTCCCCGATAGGCACGCTCGACTGCGTTCCCGCGTGGCTGACCGACTTCCGCAGCGATCTCGCGAGCATCGACGTGCCGGTCCTCGTCATCCACGGCGACGCCGACCGGATCGTCCCCTTCGCCGCGTCGGGGAAGCGCACCCCCGGCCTGGTCCGGGAAGGGCGCCTCGTGGTGGTTGAGGGCGGGCCGCACGGGATCACGTGGACCCACGCCGCGGAGGTCAACCGGGAGTTGCTGGACTTCCTCAGAGAGCGGGCCCGGCCGCTGGAGCCGGTTGCCGGACTCTCGTGA
- a CDS encoding M24 family metallopeptidase — translation MEQKTPALELRDRMERFRLRMDREDPSWEFAAIFGRTNQFYFTGTMQDGVLLVPKNGEAVLWVRRSYERALDESLFPDIRPMKSFRDAAGGMGACPATVHVETEVVPLGLLERFRKYFPVRETRSLDSQAAGVRARKSPYELEIMERAGRIHRHVLEDCVPAMLREGMSEAELGGEVFSRMVREGHHGIARFERFGTEMILGQLGFGENSLYPTGFDGPGGCRGAAPGAPVLGSHDRKLKSGDLVFVDCACGVQGYHTDKTVTYMFGQAVRDEAIEAHRRCVEVQDEAAALLRPGIAPSEIYETILGGLDPAFLENFMGYGDRRAQFLGHGIGLAVDETPVIARGFDEPLEEGMVFALEPKKGVRGVGMVGIENTFVVTRGGGRCITGNNAGLVPVY, via the coding sequence ATGGAGCAAAAGACCCCTGCCCTCGAACTCCGGGACCGCATGGAGCGGTTCCGGCTCCGCATGGACAGGGAAGATCCGTCGTGGGAGTTTGCCGCGATCTTTGGGAGGACAAACCAGTTCTACTTCACCGGGACGATGCAGGACGGGGTCCTCCTCGTCCCCAAAAACGGCGAGGCCGTCCTCTGGGTGCGCCGGAGTTATGAGCGGGCGCTCGATGAGTCGCTCTTCCCCGATATCCGGCCGATGAAGAGCTTCCGCGACGCCGCCGGCGGGATGGGGGCGTGCCCGGCGACGGTCCACGTGGAGACGGAGGTGGTGCCCCTCGGCCTGCTCGAGCGGTTCCGAAAGTACTTCCCCGTCCGCGAGACGCGATCGCTCGATTCACAGGCAGCAGGGGTTCGGGCAAGAAAGAGCCCTTACGAACTCGAGATCATGGAGCGAGCGGGGAGGATCCACCGGCACGTGCTCGAGGACTGTGTCCCCGCGATGCTCCGGGAGGGGATGAGCGAGGCCGAACTCGGCGGCGAGGTCTTCTCCCGCATGGTCAGAGAAGGGCATCACGGGATCGCCCGGTTCGAGAGGTTCGGGACGGAGATGATCCTCGGGCAGCTCGGCTTCGGGGAGAACTCCCTCTACCCGACCGGTTTCGACGGGCCCGGCGGGTGCCGGGGGGCGGCCCCCGGCGCCCCGGTCCTCGGCAGCCATGACCGGAAACTCAAGAGCGGGGACCTGGTCTTCGTCGACTGCGCCTGCGGGGTGCAGGGCTACCACACCGACAAAACCGTGACGTATATGTTCGGGCAGGCGGTCCGCGACGAGGCTATCGAGGCCCACCGGCGGTGCGTGGAGGTTCAGGACGAGGCGGCCGCGCTCCTGCGGCCGGGAATCGCGCCCTCCGAGATCTACGAGACGATCCTCGGTGGTCTCGACCCCGCGTTCCTCGAGAACTTCATGGGCTACGGTGACCGGCGGGCGCAGTTCCTGGGCCACGGGATCGGTCTCGCCGTCGACGAGACGCCGGTGATCGCGAGAGGCTTCGACGAGCCGCTCGAGGAGGGGATGGTCTTCGCCCTCGAGCCCAAGAAAGGGGTCCGGGGCGTCGGGATGGTCGGGATCGAGAACACCTTCGTCGTCACCCGCGGCGGGGGCCGGTGCATCACCGGGAATAACGCCGGGCTGGTCCCGGTATACTGA
- a CDS encoding class I SAM-dependent methyltransferase — protein METPFIFTMHEGLPRQGPGSNECTRKAFSILADLPAQPEVLDIGCGAGMQTVEVARVCPGCRITATDVHQPYLDQLAGSAASAGVRDRITTVRASMDDLPFPDASFDVLWAEGSIFIIGFREGLAAWRRLLRAGGYLCLTEAAWFVKDPSPEAAAFWNDCYPAIKTVAANRAIAEDAGYEVVATFPLPASAWWDDYYTPMIERLANLRAAAAGNPEAEALIAFEEREIAVHREHGSEYGYEFFILRKKE, from the coding sequence ATGGAAACTCCCTTTATCTTTACCATGCACGAGGGCCTGCCCCGCCAGGGGCCGGGCAGTAACGAGTGTACCAGAAAGGCCTTTTCGATACTTGCCGATCTTCCGGCCCAGCCGGAGGTCCTGGACATCGGGTGCGGTGCCGGGATGCAGACGGTTGAGGTGGCCCGGGTCTGCCCCGGCTGCCGCATCACCGCCACCGACGTCCACCAGCCCTACCTCGATCAACTTGCCGGGAGCGCGGCATCGGCGGGGGTGAGGGACCGGATCACCACGGTCCGGGCCTCGATGGACGACCTGCCGTTTCCCGACGCGTCGTTCGACGTCCTCTGGGCAGAGGGCTCGATCTTCATCATAGGATTCCGGGAAGGGCTTGCCGCCTGGAGGCGGCTCCTCCGGGCGGGCGGCTACCTCTGTCTCACCGAGGCCGCCTGGTTTGTCAAAGACCCCTCGCCGGAGGCGGCGGCGTTCTGGAACGACTGCTACCCGGCGATAAAAACGGTCGCGGCAAACCGCGCTATCGCCGAAGACGCCGGCTACGAGGTCGTCGCGACCTTCCCGCTCCCTGCGTCCGCGTGGTGGGACGACTACTACACCCCGATGATCGAGCGGCTTGCGAACCTTCGGGCGGCGGCCGCCGGCAACCCGGAAGCCGAGGCCCTCATCGCGTTCGAGGAGCGGGAGATCGCCGTCCACCGGGAGCACGGCAGCGAGTACGGCTACGAGTTCTTCATTTTGCGGAAGAAGGAGTGA